A window of the Vigna angularis cultivar LongXiaoDou No.4 chromosome 3, ASM1680809v1, whole genome shotgun sequence genome harbors these coding sequences:
- the LOC108324701 gene encoding uncharacterized protein LOC108324701 — protein MRTTLILHVQNPPTVSSIRPSPSISFFSPNQSLPFSSPITPSSSSLHKPPLDPFIHHFTQTPARFRRASTVSRGDGFTARSPVHSPSASSTPSPKIGHYQTFAGLKLLQCRFHSTPVSPPYPASATAQARRTCLKLEEYQTDWCFSNRMIFLEKPPAAVNKPKYRAYSLCIIIIQLVWFCHCFREMKILTSSAIKKRFVKSDSLLNNSNNVFISFRSNMVLLAFVSPKKKWI, from the exons atgcg AACCACTCTCATTCTTCACGTACAGAACCCACCAACAGTCTCTTCTATACGCCCCTCACCTTCCATCTCTTTTTTCTCCCCAAACCAATCTTTACCATTTTCTTCTCCAATCAcaccttcatcttcttcactcCACAAACCTCCTCTCGATCCCTTCATCCATCACTTCACTCAAACACCGGCGAGATTCCGACGAGCCTCGACGGTCAGCAGAGGCGACGGCTTCACCGCGCGGTCACCTGTTCACTCACCCTCTGCATCGTCGACTCCATCCCCCAAAATCGGGCACTACCAGACATTCGCCGGACTGAAACTCCTTCAATGTCGCTTCCACTCTACTCCGGTGTCGCCACCATATCCTGCTTCAGCCACTGCACAAGCTAGAAG AACATGCCTGAAGCTTGAGGAGTATCAGACTGACTGGTGCTTCAGCAACAGGATGATCTTCCTAGAGAAGCCACCAGCTGCAGTGAATAAGCCTAAATATAGGGCTTATTCACTGTGCATTATCATAATACAATTGGTGTGGTTCTGTCATTGTTTCAGAGAAATGAAGATTTTAACATCTTCTGCAATAAAGAAAAGATTTGTGAAATCAGATAGTCTGCTGAACAATTCGAACAATGTTTTCATTAGCTTTCGGAGCAATATGGTACTACTGGCATTTGTTAGTCCAAAGAAAAAATGGATTTAA